Genomic window (Brevibacterium paucivorans):
CAGTCGTCGTACAACCCACCCAGCCGGTTCCTGCAGGAGATCCCGTCGGAACTCGTCGATTGGCAGTCGACCGGCTCGGTCACTGCACCCGTGACCAGCTCGGCTAATCGTTCGTTGTCAGCTGGGCGGTACACCTCGGGAGGGCGCACGGCGGCTTCCGTTGGAAGGTCGGGTTCGCGGATCCGGCCACAAAGGGAGGTTCCCGAGGTCGCAGTCGGGGATACGCTCTCGCACGACTCCTTTGGTTTGGGAACTGTCGTCGAGGTGACGGGATCGGGCGATAAGACCGTTGCACATGTTGACTTTGGTTCAGAAGGTACCAAGCGTCTGCTTATGCGTTACGCGCCCGTCGAGAAACTGTAAAAGCTCTAGACACAAAACACGAGGGGCGGGAGCATGTGCTCCCGCCCCTCGTGTTCGAACGAGTGTTCTTACTCGTTTCCGAGCTTGCCGTCAGCAGCGTCGCGACCCTGGTTAACCTGGTCTTCGAACTTGCCACCGGTCTTGTCGTTAGCGAAGTCAGCACCCTTGTCGAGTGCGTCGTCGGTAACGCCTTC
Coding sequences:
- a CDS encoding antitoxin, giving the protein MGLGDFADKAKDAVNSEQAEGVTDDALDKGADFANDKTGGKFEDQVNQGRDAADGKLGNE